A genomic segment from Candidatus Brocadia sinica JPN1 encodes:
- a CDS encoding MlaD family protein has protein sequence MTKEQFAELRAGIFTLITLAGFGAMVFILGSQKGYFAPQITVKTKFLNVYGLKPGAPVRFMGVGIGQVKNVVLPNELPCKGIEVLLKVDKSVQKNITRDSFATIKWLSYVTGDSYVEIMSGACLEPVVEDGDSIKSIEPINYTAALENSLSTVESFSKIFKKLEEGGFAESLNKISASLNESINAFQKGDGLLYSLMYDPKGKQLMEKLVKTTGSLHEITGKIADGEGTVGALIADPTLYENLKILLGGAERSFILRKLIRKSIEKGKEEK, from the coding sequence ATGACAAAAGAACAATTTGCTGAATTGCGGGCAGGGATCTTTACCCTGATAACTTTGGCAGGCTTTGGCGCCATGGTCTTTATTCTCGGTTCTCAAAAAGGATATTTTGCGCCTCAGATTACAGTAAAAACGAAGTTTCTGAATGTATACGGATTGAAGCCAGGTGCCCCGGTACGATTTATGGGTGTGGGAATAGGACAGGTAAAGAACGTTGTTTTGCCCAATGAATTGCCTTGTAAAGGGATTGAAGTGTTACTAAAGGTGGATAAATCGGTTCAGAAAAATATAACCCGTGATTCCTTTGCTACTATTAAGTGGTTGAGCTATGTGACGGGGGATTCTTATGTGGAAATTATGTCTGGTGCATGCCTTGAGCCTGTGGTGGAGGATGGCGATTCAATAAAAAGTATAGAGCCGATCAATTATACCGCTGCACTTGAGAACTCTCTCAGCACCGTTGAATCCTTTTCAAAAATTTTTAAAAAGCTTGAGGAGGGCGGTTTTGCAGAATCATTAAACAAAATCTCTGCGTCACTCAATGAAAGTATTAATGCCTTCCAAAAAGGCGACGGATTACTCTATTCCCTTATGTACGACCCGAAAGGCAAACAACTCATGGAAAAACTGGTTAAGACTACCGGGTCTCTGCATGAGATTACCGGAAAGATTGCCGATGGGGAAGGTACTGTGGGTGCCCTGATAGCGGATCCGACCCTGTACGAAAATCTAAAAATACTTTTGGGTGGTGCAGAACGTAGCTTTATCCTGCGCAAGTTGATTCGAAAGAGCATTGAAAAGGGAAAAGAAGAGAAATGA
- the lnt gene encoding apolipoprotein N-acyltransferase encodes MPLAVSKTLSKTNFVKILILSLLTILFLCLSFPPADLGYLAWIAFIPWLFLMVTEERYICLTALFVGAVFFFIQLSWLRHIAIIAWILLSSYCSAYFLTFAFCTRFIVFRLKYPLVIVAPAIWIALEFIRSFLLSGFPWFFIGHTQSQYLPVIQVADITGVYGISFVIVTANAALVDLIICYLINRRKIPPLSPHPYKGREKESIKNLLKREYFAEQYAKCLLPGRKCIFFNLTCTLPLTLLTAVLLYGLYCLNHYEPEEGPIVCMVQGNIPQDLKFESTEEDQIQILKKYADLSKGVKGRAIDLLVWPETMMPGLLNINPELTGRKIDFLSQLTATQLAQDLNTNLLFGGIALTLAGEEQVYFNSAYYYNRGGTLLDRYDKVHLVPFGEFTPLKRYFPFLANLVPYEIGLTSGNKRTLFHLDTLKNGSFTFGSSICYEDTVPSLIRKFKKDGADFMLNITNDGWFRDSAELDQHLAIMVFRAIENRICMARAANTGISSFVAPDGTIYDKLSDGRGRYREISGTLINCIKFVKKYNPFYTIYGDWFAILCTAATGIVLFIAILKSRVICYQNSRRGTS; translated from the coding sequence ATGCCTTTGGCAGTTTCCAAAACCTTGAGCAAAACAAATTTTGTAAAAATCCTCATCCTTTCCCTCCTAACCATTCTTTTTTTATGCCTTTCTTTTCCACCTGCTGACCTGGGGTATCTTGCATGGATTGCTTTTATTCCATGGCTCTTCCTTATGGTAACCGAAGAAAGGTATATTTGCCTTACTGCCTTGTTTGTCGGGGCGGTATTCTTCTTTATCCAGCTTTCGTGGTTACGCCATATAGCTATTATTGCCTGGATTTTGCTGAGTTCGTATTGCTCTGCATATTTTCTCACCTTTGCATTCTGTACCCGATTTATTGTCTTTAGATTGAAATATCCACTCGTTATCGTTGCACCCGCAATATGGATAGCGCTTGAATTTATACGATCATTTCTCCTTTCCGGATTTCCCTGGTTTTTTATTGGACATACACAGTCTCAGTATCTGCCGGTAATACAGGTCGCCGATATCACCGGCGTTTACGGCATCTCCTTTGTCATTGTCACGGCCAACGCGGCTCTTGTCGATCTCATAATCTGCTACCTCATAAACAGGCGCAAAATCCCCCCCCTCTCCCCCCACCCTTACAAAGGAAGGGAAAAAGAGTCGATAAAAAATTTATTGAAAAGGGAATATTTTGCAGAACAATATGCTAAGTGTTTGCTCCCTGGACGAAAATGTATCTTTTTCAACCTGACGTGCACCCTCCCTCTAACGCTCCTGACGGCTGTCCTGTTATACGGGTTGTACTGTCTCAATCACTATGAACCTGAAGAAGGTCCCATCGTATGCATGGTACAGGGGAATATACCCCAGGATTTAAAATTTGAGTCTACCGAAGAAGATCAAATCCAAATCCTAAAGAAATATGCTGACCTTTCAAAGGGTGTTAAAGGGAGAGCAATTGACTTGCTTGTATGGCCAGAAACGATGATGCCCGGATTACTCAACATCAACCCTGAGCTCACGGGCAGAAAAATCGATTTCCTGTCCCAGCTAACCGCTACCCAATTAGCACAGGATTTAAACACAAACTTACTTTTCGGAGGGATCGCCCTAACCCTGGCCGGAGAGGAACAGGTTTATTTTAACAGCGCCTATTATTATAACAGAGGCGGAACCTTATTAGACCGCTACGACAAGGTTCATCTTGTGCCATTCGGAGAATTTACACCCCTGAAAAGATATTTCCCTTTCCTGGCGAATCTTGTGCCTTACGAAATTGGTTTAACCTCTGGTAACAAGAGGACATTATTCCATTTGGATACCCTCAAAAATGGAAGTTTTACGTTTGGTTCGTCTATCTGCTATGAGGATACAGTGCCATCTTTGATCAGAAAATTTAAAAAAGACGGGGCAGATTTCATGTTAAATATAACGAATGATGGCTGGTTTCGCGATAGCGCCGAGCTTGACCAGCATCTTGCCATTATGGTATTTCGGGCAATCGAGAACCGCATCTGTATGGCACGCGCAGCCAATACCGGCATATCTTCCTTTGTCGCTCCCGATGGCACTATTTATGACAAGTTATCAGACGGCAGGGGAAGATACAGAGAAATTAGTGGCACGCTCATAAACTGTATAAAATTCGTGAAAAAATATAATCCTTTCTATACCATCTACGGGGATTGGTTTGCAATTCTTTGCACAGCGGCAACGGGAATTGTACTTTTCATAGCCATCTTGAAATCCAGGGTTATTTGTTACCAAAATTCCAGGAGGGGAACCAGCTAA
- the rfbA gene encoding glucose-1-phosphate thymidylyltransferase RfbA has translation MKGIILAGGRATRLYPVTKGICKQLLPVYDKPMIYYPLSVLLLTGIKDVLIISTPEALPRFNDLLGDGKDYGIKIGYAQQPEPKGLAEAFIIGEKFIGGDRVCLVLGDNIFFGHGLSDILKEAAAQNEGATVFGYYVKDPQRYGVVEFDRNNHVISIEEKPAHPKSNWAVTGLYFYDNSVVEIAKKVKPSKRGELEITDINNAYLQKNQLKVQLMGRGYAWLDTGTYDSLIDASLFIKTIEDRQGLKIGCIEEIAYRMGFIDAEQVRKFANQINTSYGEYLRKILQEG, from the coding sequence ATGAAAGGCATCATCCTGGCAGGTGGCAGGGCTACGCGGTTGTATCCGGTAACAAAAGGCATCTGCAAACAATTGCTCCCTGTGTATGACAAACCGATGATTTATTATCCCTTATCGGTCTTATTGCTGACAGGGATAAAGGATGTCCTTATCATTTCTACTCCTGAGGCACTTCCCAGATTTAACGACCTGTTAGGCGATGGGAAAGATTACGGAATAAAAATCGGCTATGCTCAACAACCAGAACCCAAAGGATTGGCCGAAGCCTTCATTATCGGGGAAAAATTTATCGGCGGTGACAGGGTCTGCCTCGTTTTGGGTGACAATATCTTCTTTGGCCATGGCCTTTCAGACATCCTCAAAGAAGCCGCTGCTCAAAATGAAGGAGCAACGGTCTTTGGATATTATGTAAAAGACCCGCAGCGATATGGTGTCGTTGAATTTGACAGGAATAACCATGTCATCTCCATCGAAGAAAAACCAGCACATCCAAAATCTAATTGGGCAGTTACAGGGCTCTATTTTTATGATAACAGCGTGGTCGAAATAGCAAAAAAAGTGAAACCGTCGAAACGGGGCGAACTGGAGATTACCGACATCAACAATGCGTATTTACAGAAAAACCAATTAAAGGTCCAGTTAATGGGACGTGGTTATGCCTGGCTTGACACGGGGACGTACGATTCGTTAATTGATGCCTCCCTCTTTATAAAAACCATTGAGGACAGGCAGGGATTAAAAATTGGCTGTATCGAAGAGATTGCCTACCGGATGGGGTTTATCGATGCTGAGCAGGTGCGGAAGTTTGCAAACCAGATCAATACCAGTTACGGAGAATATTTAAGGAAAATATTACAGGAAGGATAG
- the mrdA gene encoding penicillin-binding protein 2 yields MYPFRFKMILIIFFLLFTGIVVRLFQLQIIESDKYKGISKTRRLTSYALDSIRGSIVDRHGNVLAVDHHTFDITVQYKNLLYCAITYKNKTISRIPEMEVHKKTKKSCKECHEKQDVWLKKLSQLLNIQPEKLLEGTNQIIERVEKLKQNIEKKYGRAVRIKEETDFYPVAANVAWEKVIQIEINQDNFPGTRITPKPKRIYPEQELAAHILGYMSNLNEDEWKVHSNNWNNFILASSSAGDDTSSLLYDGYAKNDTVGRAGVESQYEEELRGLRGKRFEEIICKNTQIEKTVLERPSIPGNTLYLTLDSQIQAHAEKSLGKNLGAIVVMNPGTGEILAMASNPRFNPNTIDKDFSKLIRRPSKPFLNRAVQGALPPGSIFKIITATAALSSNSITTQTPFECPGYTKYKNIVFRCWSDYGHGLVTLEDAIPYSCNVFFFETAKMLGGDTLYAWAKKFGIGEKTGIDLPHEKSGNLPKTATTASVMNVAIGQGALLTTPLQLVRAYAVIANGGTLVQPHLLLKITNSRGETVRSFQSENTQKLQIPPAIISTLRMALQDVVTRGTAKDKGLDIYKVAGKTGTAETGRHKDNHAWFVGYAPYDNPQYCFAILVEHTSGHGGDIAGPIATELMSYLFPEMNPAS; encoded by the coding sequence ATGTATCCCTTTCGTTTCAAGATGATACTCATTATTTTTTTCCTGCTTTTTACCGGCATTGTTGTCCGGCTTTTTCAACTCCAGATTATTGAGAGTGATAAATACAAGGGCATCTCCAAAACACGCCGCCTTACTTCTTATGCATTAGATTCCATACGGGGTTCTATTGTTGACAGACATGGAAATGTCCTTGCGGTAGACCATCATACCTTTGATATAACTGTCCAATACAAGAACTTACTCTATTGCGCCATCACGTACAAGAACAAAACAATCTCACGGATTCCTGAGATGGAAGTGCATAAAAAGACAAAAAAATCCTGCAAAGAATGTCATGAGAAGCAAGATGTCTGGCTAAAAAAACTATCCCAATTGTTAAATATCCAGCCGGAGAAATTGTTGGAAGGCACAAACCAGATAATCGAAAGGGTGGAGAAACTGAAGCAAAATATAGAAAAAAAATATGGCAGGGCCGTTCGCATCAAGGAGGAAACGGACTTTTACCCCGTTGCTGCCAATGTTGCCTGGGAAAAGGTTATTCAAATAGAAATAAACCAGGACAATTTCCCGGGTACACGTATTACTCCCAAACCAAAAAGAATTTACCCTGAACAAGAGCTGGCAGCACACATTTTAGGCTATATGAGTAACCTCAACGAGGACGAATGGAAGGTACACAGCAACAACTGGAATAATTTCATCCTGGCATCCAGCAGTGCCGGCGACGATACCTCTTCGTTACTTTACGACGGTTACGCTAAAAATGATACGGTAGGAAGGGCAGGCGTTGAATCACAATACGAGGAAGAACTGCGCGGACTACGCGGCAAAAGATTTGAGGAAATTATTTGCAAAAATACACAAATTGAAAAAACCGTATTGGAAAGACCGTCCATTCCCGGGAATACCCTTTATCTGACTCTCGACAGTCAAATACAAGCTCATGCAGAAAAATCACTTGGTAAAAATCTCGGCGCTATTGTTGTTATGAATCCAGGGACGGGAGAAATACTCGCCATGGCAAGCAACCCGCGCTTTAATCCCAATACTATCGATAAAGATTTCAGCAAACTTATCAGGCGCCCCTCAAAACCGTTTCTCAATCGGGCTGTACAGGGTGCATTGCCACCAGGGTCTATCTTTAAGATTATTACAGCAACAGCCGCCCTGAGTTCAAATTCCATAACCACCCAAACCCCTTTTGAGTGCCCTGGTTATACGAAGTACAAAAATATCGTTTTTAGATGCTGGTCAGACTATGGTCATGGATTAGTTACCCTGGAAGATGCCATCCCCTATTCATGCAATGTATTCTTCTTCGAGACGGCAAAGATGCTTGGCGGAGATACCTTGTATGCATGGGCAAAAAAATTCGGCATCGGTGAGAAGACGGGTATCGATCTTCCTCATGAAAAAAGCGGGAATTTGCCCAAAACGGCTACTACGGCATCTGTCATGAACGTTGCCATTGGGCAGGGGGCATTACTCACCACGCCACTTCAACTGGTTCGGGCATACGCTGTTATTGCAAATGGAGGCACACTGGTACAACCTCATCTATTATTAAAAATCACCAATAGCCGGGGGGAAACTGTCCGGTCATTTCAATCAGAGAATACACAAAAACTTCAAATACCACCCGCTATTATAAGCACCCTGCGCATGGCTCTTCAGGATGTAGTTACCCGCGGCACTGCCAAAGACAAAGGACTGGATATATACAAGGTCGCAGGTAAGACCGGCACCGCAGAAACAGGACGCCACAAAGACAATCATGCCTGGTTTGTCGGTTATGCGCCCTACGATAACCCGCAATACTGTTTTGCCATTCTCGTGGAACATACATCAGGACATGGCGGAGATATTGCAGGTCCCATCGCCACGGAGCTTATGTCGTATCTGTTTCCCGAAATGAATCCGGCATCGTAG
- a CDS encoding MlaE family ABC transporter permease gives MNILLSIDVAAKKFILSVGQVTLLAIKGFVGIFVPPFNLKLVLREIDNFGAGSLLLVDLIALFTGMVMALQTIYGLSMYGAEIYVGSVVALSLVRELGPVMASIMVGARVGSGIAAEIGAMQVTEQIDAMRALGASPVKKLMTPKILAAMITLPLLTVTADIVGIFGGMIIALFELEIDRTFYIDSVLTTITISDLLSGIGKTVFFGFLIAVLGCYFGLQTTGGTTGVGRSTTITVVTISILILISDFFLTKLFLILF, from the coding sequence ATGAATATTTTATTATCCATCGATGTTGCAGCTAAAAAGTTTATCCTCTCGGTGGGTCAGGTGACCTTGTTGGCGATCAAGGGATTTGTGGGGATTTTTGTACCCCCGTTCAACCTGAAGCTGGTACTCCGGGAAATAGACAACTTCGGGGCAGGATCGCTGCTGTTGGTTGATCTCATTGCCCTGTTTACAGGGATGGTGATGGCTTTGCAGACGATTTATGGATTAAGTATGTACGGTGCCGAGATATATGTCGGCAGTGTAGTTGCCTTATCCCTTGTCAGGGAGTTGGGTCCTGTCATGGCGTCAATCATGGTAGGCGCAAGGGTGGGGTCCGGTATTGCGGCAGAGATTGGCGCCATGCAGGTAACGGAACAGATCGATGCCATGCGTGCCCTGGGGGCAAGCCCTGTGAAAAAACTGATGACCCCCAAGATACTCGCCGCAATGATTACATTACCATTGCTTACAGTTACGGCAGATATCGTTGGGATATTTGGGGGTATGATTATTGCGCTGTTTGAGCTTGAGATAGATCGTACTTTCTATATCGATTCCGTTTTAACAACGATTACGATCTCTGATTTATTGAGTGGCATTGGGAAGACGGTGTTTTTTGGGTTTCTTATTGCTGTGCTTGGTTGTTATTTTGGCCTGCAAACTACCGGAGGCACAACGGGTGTCGGCCGTTCTACGACCATTACCGTCGTGACCATATCGATCCTGATCCTGATTTCTGATTTTTTCCTGACAAAATTGTTTCTGATTCTGTTCTAG
- the glp gene encoding gephyrin-like molybdotransferase Glp yields MISVDTAIKIVADTVEPLPSRTVPFENTLGFCLAQDVQSDIDMPPFDRSAMDGYAIVAEDTTAAPLELAVIEDIAAGHMPTKKVLHGQASKIMTGAAVPEGADAVVKFEETEDISNNRVKILKSVRKGSNISRRGEDMQAGQTVLHKGMPIRPQEIGILAMVGKSRVEVFSAPTVGIISTGDELVDVGCKPSTAQIRNSNGYSLSAQARRLKAEVEILGIVKDTKEEISDIMRRGLQKDILILSGGVSMGEYDLVGDVMKDFNTKIYFEKVALRPGKPVIFGRKDKTFIFALPGNPVASFVTFELFIYPAIRKMMGFSDIHRTMLKASLETEILVKRKRREYRPASLRMHNNACLVSPVEWHGSADLLATTRANCLLIVREDAEKLALGQLVDVIPLD; encoded by the coding sequence ATGATTTCAGTTGATACAGCGATAAAGATTGTTGCGGATACCGTCGAACCACTGCCATCCAGAACAGTACCCTTTGAAAATACCCTGGGGTTCTGCTTAGCCCAGGATGTGCAATCCGATATCGATATGCCTCCCTTTGACCGCTCGGCAATGGATGGCTACGCTATCGTTGCGGAAGACACTACTGCCGCTCCCTTGGAACTAGCCGTTATTGAAGACATTGCAGCGGGTCACATGCCCACAAAAAAGGTATTACATGGACAAGCATCCAAGATTATGACAGGAGCCGCCGTACCTGAAGGGGCAGATGCCGTGGTCAAGTTTGAGGAAACAGAAGATATCTCAAATAATCGTGTAAAAATTCTCAAGTCCGTTCGCAAAGGTAGTAACATCTCAAGGCGCGGCGAGGACATGCAGGCAGGGCAAACCGTTCTTCACAAAGGTATGCCTATAAGGCCTCAGGAAATTGGCATCCTTGCTATGGTGGGAAAATCCCGTGTAGAGGTATTCTCTGCACCAACGGTAGGCATCATCTCTACCGGCGATGAGCTGGTGGATGTGGGATGTAAGCCTTCCACTGCACAGATCAGGAATAGCAATGGTTATTCTCTGTCTGCACAGGCCAGACGTTTAAAGGCAGAGGTTGAAATCCTGGGTATTGTTAAGGACACGAAGGAAGAAATTTCAGATATTATGCGCAGGGGTTTGCAAAAGGATATACTGATCCTTTCAGGCGGCGTCTCCATGGGGGAATACGACCTGGTAGGAGACGTAATGAAGGATTTCAACACAAAGATCTATTTTGAGAAGGTGGCGTTAAGACCCGGGAAACCTGTCATTTTCGGCAGAAAGGACAAAACCTTTATCTTTGCCCTACCGGGAAACCCGGTAGCATCTTTTGTTACCTTTGAATTATTCATTTACCCGGCCATCCGAAAGATGATGGGATTCTCCGACATCCACAGGACTATGCTAAAGGCATCTTTGGAGACTGAGATACTCGTTAAGAGAAAGCGTCGTGAATACCGCCCCGCATCCCTTCGCATGCATAATAACGCATGTCTGGTTTCTCCGGTAGAATGGCATGGCTCTGCCGACCTGTTGGCTACTACCAGGGCCAACTGCCTGCTTATCGTCCGCGAAGACGCAGAAAAGCTTGCCTTAGGGCAACTGGTCGACGTTATACCCCTGGATTAA
- the mreC gene encoding rod shape-determining protein MreC, which produces MRTSTPSFSDLIKNPLVTISTLLAVSLVLLFSSPKFSNRIKMTCVAPIRPVQWATCFCSNSASNFFDKIISAWQDAHGKKQLEDQVTQFKNKVVEQQDTIYKLQNKLHTLSKFQTENKNTKTKLIPADIIGYDTSNLRKSIIINAGSKHGVKPDDIVVSNNALVGKITLVSGGNSVVQLITDPASRIPGRIVQTREQVIVEGDATVFCKLKYVPRWAKLKTGDDIVSSDIGGFYPSSLPIATVMENKTKDGDLFQSVKVLPKVNISRIESVLVVLN; this is translated from the coding sequence ATGAGGACATCCACTCCTAGTTTCAGCGATCTCATAAAAAATCCCCTTGTAACCATCAGTACCCTTTTAGCAGTATCCCTGGTCTTGCTATTTTCATCGCCAAAATTTTCAAATCGTATCAAAATGACCTGCGTTGCCCCCATCAGACCAGTGCAGTGGGCAACCTGTTTCTGCAGTAATTCAGCCAGTAATTTTTTTGATAAAATCATCTCTGCGTGGCAAGATGCGCACGGGAAGAAACAACTGGAAGATCAGGTAACCCAGTTCAAAAATAAAGTTGTAGAACAGCAGGATACCATATACAAATTACAAAATAAATTACACACCTTATCAAAATTCCAGACAGAAAATAAAAATACCAAAACAAAATTGATACCGGCAGACATAATCGGATATGACACATCAAATTTGAGAAAAAGCATCATCATCAATGCCGGCTCAAAACATGGTGTAAAACCCGATGACATAGTCGTATCAAATAATGCACTTGTTGGAAAAATTACCTTGGTAAGCGGAGGAAACAGCGTTGTTCAGCTTATTACAGATCCCGCGTCGCGCATACCTGGAAGGATTGTTCAAACGCGGGAACAAGTCATTGTTGAGGGGGATGCTACGGTTTTTTGTAAATTAAAATATGTACCGCGCTGGGCAAAGTTAAAAACCGGTGATGATATCGTCTCTTCCGACATTGGCGGATTCTATCCATCATCTCTGCCGATAGCTACGGTAATGGAAAACAAAACGAAAGATGGCGACCTCTTTCAATCGGTAAAGGTATTGCCCAAGGTAAACATTTCAAGAATTGAGAGCGTACTTGTCGTTTTGAATTAA
- the mreD gene encoding rod shape-determining protein MreD, whose protein sequence is MRWLTFFCILFCISLFQSTMIHWINLGSAVPDLYFPFVVFYSFLTDVKKNTLANWLTGFSKDLFSEGSLGINSIFFVALGFFIWSFRDILFRGHLATQVLITFIFSVIYNILYALYISVSFHSLRFPSTLWIIFSCSFYTAMLVPILFWIFNKFQPTRKLFFNQG, encoded by the coding sequence ATGCGGTGGCTTACATTTTTTTGTATCCTATTCTGCATCTCTCTCTTTCAGTCAACTATGATACATTGGATCAATCTCGGATCGGCAGTGCCCGATCTGTACTTTCCTTTCGTAGTATTTTATTCCTTTCTGACAGATGTGAAAAAAAACACCCTTGCAAATTGGCTCACGGGCTTTTCAAAAGATCTATTTTCGGAAGGAAGCCTTGGAATAAATTCCATATTTTTTGTTGCTCTCGGTTTTTTTATCTGGTCCTTCAGAGACATACTGTTTCGGGGACATTTGGCTACCCAGGTTCTCATCACATTTATCTTTTCCGTCATATACAACATCCTTTACGCATTGTACATCTCGGTCTCTTTTCATTCACTCCGTTTTCCATCAACACTCTGGATAATCTTTTCCTGCTCCTTTTATACAGCTATGCTTGTCCCTATCCTGTTTTGGATATTTAATAAATTTCAGCCCACCCGGAAGCTTTTTTTCAATCAAGGGTAA
- a CDS encoding ABC transporter ATP-binding protein, giving the protein MSKVIIEFKNVHKSFNGLPVHNGINLSILEGEIMSLLGGSGSGKSVLLKELIGLMKPDKGDIMVFGKNVTKMGEDELIQLREHVGMLFQGAALFDSLTVFENIAYPLREHLQLTEGEIRVRVAEKLQLVGLGGIENKMPAELSGGMKKRVGLARAIATEPDIILYDEPTTGLDPMTAQRINELIIELQKKLGVTTIVVTHDLHCVKTVSNRIAMLHEGKIIIVGTWKELATSKIPIVKDFISGTICE; this is encoded by the coding sequence ATGTCTAAGGTAATTATCGAATTTAAAAATGTCCACAAATCCTTTAATGGACTTCCGGTCCATAATGGGATAAACTTGTCCATCCTGGAGGGCGAAATTATGTCCCTCCTTGGTGGGAGTGGTTCTGGAAAGAGTGTACTCCTGAAAGAATTAATTGGGCTTATGAAGCCTGATAAAGGCGACATTATGGTCTTTGGTAAAAATGTGACCAAAATGGGGGAAGACGAACTGATTCAGTTGCGGGAACATGTGGGGATGTTGTTTCAGGGGGCGGCCCTCTTTGACTCACTCACGGTGTTTGAAAATATCGCTTATCCGCTCCGGGAGCACCTTCAACTTACCGAGGGAGAAATACGAGTACGGGTAGCTGAAAAATTACAGCTCGTGGGATTAGGCGGTATTGAAAACAAGATGCCGGCAGAATTGAGCGGTGGGATGAAGAAGCGGGTCGGACTGGCAAGGGCGATTGCTACAGAACCTGATATTATCTTGTACGACGAACCCACGACAGGACTAGATCCGATGACAGCACAACGCATTAATGAGTTGATTATTGAATTGCAGAAGAAGTTGGGGGTTACCACAATTGTTGTGACGCATGACCTGCACTGTGTGAAAACCGTTTCCAACAGGATTGCCATGCTTCATGAGGGAAAGATTATTATCGTTGGGACATGGAAGGAACTTGCAACCTCCAAGATACCGATTGTGAAAGATTTTATCAGTGGCACTATCTGTGAGTAA
- a CDS encoding rod shape-determining protein, whose product MHPLDFILGFVSTDMGIDLGTANTLVCIPGQGIVLSEPSVVAVKPGTNKVLLNGNAVGNVAKSMLEKAPSSISVIRPLKNGVIADFDITEAMLKYFITKVHKRKWGVRPRILIAIPSGITAVEKRAVVNSAERAGAREVYLVSEPKAAAIGVGLPVGEPVASMIVDIGGGTTEVAVISLGDIFTHQSLRIAGDEFDESIVQYIRKTYNLDIGHRTAEQIKIEIGSAYPLEEELSMEVRGRDAIAGLPRATTITSVEIREALKEAFDKIVSGVKSTLENTAPELASDLITNGLVLVGGGALIRGMDKLLAEETGLPVQVGNDPLTAVARGTGYLLENLDLFKSVLQDEDIHS is encoded by the coding sequence ATGCACCCATTAGATTTCATATTAGGTTTTGTCTCAACGGACATGGGGATCGACCTTGGTACGGCGAACACGCTTGTTTGCATTCCTGGACAAGGGATTGTGTTGTCGGAACCGTCTGTTGTTGCGGTAAAACCAGGAACGAATAAGGTTCTGTTAAATGGGAACGCGGTAGGAAACGTTGCCAAGTCCATGCTGGAAAAGGCGCCAAGCAGTATCTCTGTTATACGCCCGCTCAAAAATGGCGTCATAGCGGACTTTGATATCACCGAGGCAATGCTCAAATATTTTATTACAAAGGTACATAAACGCAAGTGGGGCGTTCGGCCAAGGATATTGATTGCAATTCCATCGGGTATTACGGCTGTGGAGAAACGGGCGGTAGTCAATTCAGCAGAGCGCGCCGGTGCACGAGAGGTTTACCTTGTCTCTGAGCCGAAAGCGGCAGCAATTGGAGTAGGCCTACCGGTAGGCGAACCTGTAGCAAGCATGATCGTTGACATCGGCGGTGGAACTACAGAAGTCGCGGTCATCTCACTAGGTGATATATTCACGCACCAAAGCCTCAGGATTGCAGGAGATGAATTTGACGAATCCATCGTCCAGTATATACGGAAAACCTATAATCTGGACATTGGACACCGCACAGCAGAACAAATAAAGATTGAAATCGGCTCTGCCTATCCTTTGGAAGAAGAACTTTCCATGGAGGTCAGAGGCCGTGATGCCATCGCAGGGTTACCCCGGGCAACGACTATTACCTCTGTAGAGATCAGAGAAGCCTTAAAAGAGGCCTTCGATAAAATTGTAAGCGGCGTGAAGTCTACCCTTGAAAATACAGCCCCGGAGTTAGCATCGGATTTAATAACCAATGGTCTGGTATTAGTGGGTGGTGGCGCATTGATCAGGGGCATGGACAAACTCCTGGCAGAAGAAACGGGACTACCTGTACAAGTGGGTAATGACCCACTGACAGCCGTTGCAAGGGGAACGGGTTATCTCCTCGAAAACCTTGATTTATTTAAGTCTGTTTTACAGGATGAGGACATCCACTCCTAG